The Cervus elaphus chromosome 32, mCerEla1.1, whole genome shotgun sequence genome window below encodes:
- the LOC122688011 gene encoding arylamine N-acetyltransferase 1, translated as MNIEAYFERIGYKNSRDKLDLETLTDILQHQIRAIPFENLNIHCGDAMELDLEAIFDQIVRRNRGGWCLQVNHLLYWALTTMGFETTILGGYVFNTFTDKYSNAMIHLLLKVTIDGRDYIADAGFGRSYQMWQPLELISGKHQPQTPCIFRLTEDRGTWYLDQIRREQYIPNQEFQDSDLLEKNEHRKIYSFTLEPRTIKDFESVNTYLQESPASVFTSKSFCSLQTPEGVHCLVGFTLTYRRFNYKDNTDLVEFKTLNEKEIEENLKNIFNISLEKKLVPKHGDKFFTI; from the coding sequence ATGAACATCGAAGCATATTTTGAAAGAATTGGTTATAAGAACTCGAGGGACAAATTGGACTTGGAAACATTAACCGACATTCTTCAGCACCAGATCCGAGCCATTCCCTTTGAGAACCTTAACATCCACTGTGGGGACGCCATGGAATTGGACTTAGAGGCCATTTTTGATCAAATTGTGAGGAGGAACCGGGGTGGGTGGTGTCTCCAAGTCAACCACCTCCTGTACTGGGCTCTGACCACGATGGGTTTTGAGACCACCATATTGGGAGGGTATGTTTTCAACACGTTCACTGACAAATACAGCAATGCCATGATTCACCTCCTGCTGAAGGTGACCATCGACGGCCGGGACTACATAGCCGATGCTGGATTTGGACGGTCTTATCAGATGTGGCAGCCTCTAGAGCTAATCTCTGGGAAGCACCAGCCCCAGACACCTTGCATCTTCCGCTTGACcgaagacagaggaacctggtaccTGGACCAAATCAGAAGAGAGCAATACATCCCAAACCAAGAATTTCAGGATTCCGACCTCTTGGAAAAGAATGAGCATCGGAAAATCTACTCGTTTACTCTTGAACCTCGAACAATTAAAGACTTTGAGTCTGTGAACACATACCTTCAAGAATCTCCGGCATCTGTGTTTACAAGCAAGTCATTTTGCTCCTTGCAGACCCCAGAAGGTGTTCATTGCTTAGTGGGTTTTACCCTCACCTACAGGAGATTCAATTATAAGGACAATACAGATTTGGTAGAGTTTAAGACACTgaatgagaaagaaatagaagaaaatctaaaaaacatatttaatatttccttGGAGAAAAAGCTTGTCCCCAAACATGGTGATAAATTTTTTACCATTTAG